Proteins encoded by one window of Acidipropionibacterium virtanenii:
- the dnaJ gene encoding molecular chaperone DnaJ has protein sequence MSDDYYEVLGVSRDASADQIKKAYRKKAMKLHPDVAGPGSEDAFKKVQEAYEVLQDPQKRAVFDRGGDPNAAAGGFGDSGFGGGFDFTNLVDAMFGGGSPFGGSSRGPRSRVRRGQDALVRMRLTLAEAAFGITKPLDIDTAVVCPKCHGKGAEKDSEPVTCTTCDGRGEVTTVERSFLGNIRTTQPCPTCRGYGTVIPNPCPECSGEGRVRTSRTINVKIPAGVADGNRIHLDSQGEVGPGGGPAGDLYVELVVAPHEVFRREGTDLEMAISVPMTAAALGTTVAVRTLEADREDIDADQGSVDVEIPAGTQSGTRIVVHGRGVPKLRSQGRGDLGVTLLVDTPTRLNSRQRDLLRALAEARDETETSASVHTTGSKGVFSRIKEAFGG, from the coding sequence ATGAGCGATGACTACTACGAGGTGCTCGGCGTCTCCCGCGACGCCAGCGCGGACCAGATCAAGAAGGCCTACCGCAAGAAGGCCATGAAGCTCCACCCCGACGTCGCCGGGCCGGGCTCCGAGGACGCCTTCAAGAAGGTCCAGGAGGCCTACGAGGTGCTCCAGGATCCGCAGAAGCGCGCCGTCTTCGACCGCGGAGGCGATCCCAACGCCGCCGCCGGCGGATTCGGGGACAGCGGATTCGGCGGCGGTTTCGACTTCACCAATCTGGTCGACGCCATGTTCGGCGGAGGCAGTCCCTTCGGCGGCTCCTCCCGAGGCCCCAGATCGAGGGTGCGCCGCGGCCAGGACGCCTTGGTGCGGATGCGCCTCACGCTGGCAGAGGCGGCCTTCGGGATCACCAAGCCCCTGGACATCGACACGGCCGTGGTGTGCCCCAAGTGCCACGGCAAGGGGGCGGAGAAGGATTCCGAGCCGGTCACCTGCACCACCTGCGACGGCCGCGGCGAGGTGACCACCGTCGAGCGCTCCTTCCTCGGCAATATCCGCACCACCCAGCCCTGCCCCACCTGCCGCGGATACGGCACCGTCATTCCCAACCCCTGCCCGGAATGCTCCGGGGAGGGCCGGGTGCGCACCTCCCGCACCATCAACGTCAAGATCCCCGCCGGGGTGGCCGACGGCAACCGGATCCACCTGGACTCCCAGGGTGAGGTGGGTCCCGGAGGCGGACCCGCCGGCGATCTCTACGTCGAACTGGTGGTCGCCCCCCACGAGGTCTTCCGCCGCGAGGGCACCGATCTGGAGATGGCCATCTCGGTGCCGATGACCGCGGCGGCGCTGGGCACCACGGTCGCCGTGCGCACCCTGGAGGCCGACCGCGAGGACATCGACGCCGATCAGGGCAGCGTCGACGTCGAGATCCCCGCCGGCACCCAGTCGGGCACCCGCATCGTGGTGCACGGCCGTGGCGTGCCGAAGCTGCGCAGTCAGGGCCGCGGCGATCTGGGGGTCACGCTGCTCGTCGACACCCCCACCAGGCTCAACAGCAGGCAGCGCGACCTGCTGCGCGCCCTGGCCGAGGCCCGCGATGAGACCGAGACCAGCGCCTCGGTACACACCACCGGCTCCAAGGGCGTCTTCTCCCGCATCAAGGAGGCCTTCGGCGGATGA
- the hrcA gene encoding heat-inducible transcriptional repressor HrcA: MLDDRKLDVLKAIVTDYVSSKEPVGSKALVERHGLRVSPATVRNDMAALEEEGYITHPHTSAGRIPTDKGYRLFVDRIATVKPLSAPERRAIMSFMNGAADLDDIVTRTVRLLAQITHQVAIMQYPVASSATVLHLELVSLSTDRVLVVLITSSGTVEQRIIDMPGHTERFIVGLRSRLNDLLVGCTIAEAAEALAGFIDEFGPDSSAAVSGVAAAVLEILATDPSARVVVAGVPNLAGFGMAFETSVRPVLEALEEQVVLLRLLGEATSSGAEGLTVRIGTENPDENFRSTSLVASTYGDDGGRAGLGVVGPTRMDYPSTMAAVRAIARYVGRFLSEG; encoded by the coding sequence GTGCTCGACGACCGCAAGCTCGACGTACTGAAGGCCATCGTCACCGATTACGTCTCGAGCAAGGAGCCGGTCGGCTCCAAAGCCCTGGTCGAGAGACACGGCCTGAGAGTCTCGCCGGCCACGGTGCGCAATGACATGGCGGCTCTGGAGGAGGAGGGGTACATCACCCATCCCCACACCAGTGCCGGCCGTATCCCCACCGACAAGGGGTACCGCCTCTTCGTCGACCGGATCGCCACCGTCAAGCCCCTGTCGGCCCCCGAGAGGCGGGCCATCATGAGTTTCATGAACGGCGCCGCCGACCTGGACGACATCGTGACCCGCACAGTCCGGCTGCTCGCCCAGATCACCCACCAGGTGGCGATCATGCAGTACCCGGTGGCCTCCTCGGCGACCGTCCTGCATCTGGAGCTGGTGAGCCTGTCGACCGATCGGGTGCTCGTGGTGCTCATCACCTCCTCGGGCACCGTCGAGCAGCGCATCATCGATATGCCCGGGCACACCGAACGGTTCATCGTGGGGCTCCGGTCCCGGCTCAACGACCTGCTGGTGGGCTGCACCATTGCCGAGGCCGCTGAGGCCCTGGCCGGGTTCATCGACGAGTTCGGTCCCGACAGCTCCGCGGCGGTGTCCGGCGTCGCCGCCGCGGTACTGGAGATCCTCGCCACCGACCCGTCGGCCCGGGTGGTGGTCGCCGGGGTGCCCAACCTGGCCGGCTTCGGGATGGCCTTCGAGACCTCGGTCCGGCCTGTGCTGGAGGCCCTGGAGGAGCAGGTCGTCCTGCTGAGGCTGCTCGGGGAGGCCACCTCCTCCGGGGCCGAGGGTCTGACGGTGCGCATCGGCACTGAGAACCCCGATGAGAACTTCCGGTCGACGTCACTGGTCGCCAGCACCTATGGTGACGACGGTGGCCGGGCGGGCCTGGGTGTCGTCGGCCCGACGAGAATGGACTACCCCTCGACCATGGCCGCGGTGCGGGCGATCGCCCGGTACGTGGGCCGGTTCCTGTCAGAAGGATGA
- a CDS encoding inositol monophosphatase family protein — MSRLSGEAVSQIIRDVAERIIDPAFGTLSTAQIHQKTHPGDLVTDIDRRAERALSAELVARGGGVAVGEEAVFADPAILSGLPEAPLAWVIDPIDGTGNFIKASDDHAVMVAEVRAGRAVRGWIFQPRRGHMYFAEAGAGTWCDGERLSRGPSGDPVVAVTTHKAFHQAPQPASGPRLEWGWSRWCCGVDYPRLCAGEVDATVYLHSHPWDHLAGALMVRELGGVVRTASGRDFGVTEIPGDPLIVASDERAHSAVAGALRRL, encoded by the coding sequence ATGAGCCGATTGAGCGGCGAGGCCGTCTCACAGATCATCCGCGACGTCGCCGAACGCATCATCGACCCCGCGTTCGGCACGCTGAGCACTGCCCAGATCCACCAGAAGACTCATCCGGGAGACCTCGTCACCGACATCGACCGGCGGGCGGAACGGGCTCTGAGTGCCGAGCTGGTAGCACGTGGAGGCGGTGTCGCGGTGGGGGAGGAGGCGGTCTTCGCCGATCCCGCGATCCTGTCGGGCCTGCCCGAGGCACCCCTGGCCTGGGTGATCGATCCCATCGACGGCACCGGCAATTTCATCAAGGCATCCGACGACCACGCCGTGATGGTCGCGGAAGTGCGCGCCGGCAGGGCGGTGCGCGGCTGGATCTTCCAGCCCAGGCGCGGTCACATGTACTTCGCCGAAGCCGGAGCCGGGACCTGGTGCGACGGCGAGCGCCTCTCCCGTGGCCCCTCCGGCGATCCGGTGGTGGCCGTCACAACCCACAAGGCCTTCCACCAGGCCCCGCAGCCCGCGTCGGGGCCGCGGCTGGAGTGGGGATGGTCGCGCTGGTGCTGCGGGGTGGATTATCCGCGGCTGTGTGCAGGTGAGGTCGACGCCACTGTCTACCTGCATTCCCATCCCTGGGACCACTTGGCCGGCGCATTGATGGTGCGTGAACTCGGTGGGGTGGTGCGGACCGCGTCGGGACGGGATTTCGGTGTCACGGAGATCCCGGGCGACCCGTTGATCGTGGCATCCGACGAGCGGGCCCATTCGGCAGTCGCGGGGGCCCTGAGGCGTCTGTGA